The following are from one region of the Vitis riparia cultivar Riparia Gloire de Montpellier isolate 1030 chromosome 14, EGFV_Vit.rip_1.0, whole genome shotgun sequence genome:
- the LOC117931201 gene encoding uncharacterized protein LOC117931201 translates to MELRNRMKKRPDALENKLLEKGGLSKSDRNTISTDERSSPENGDEICNVWSTPEVLGFSGEQQLDVLKSYCTKEKIMPTSSDLIQKQDNSLEVHEDHCDALSTVVDDASTGQFAAKVSDNRPASVKGVWQRDLKPTSNDDKISDTKSDDPSSKQIAEKNKKFKDELEAPPERAPLGDLRKKLLILDINGLLADIQSHTPKGYKADKRIAKRAVFKRPFCSEFLKFCFERFDVGIWSSRTKKNVEQVVDYLLGDMKHKLLFCWDISHCTDTGFKTLENRHKTLVFKELRNIWDKCDPNLPWPKGDYNESNTLLVDDSPYKALLNPPHTAIFPNSYTYQDKSDNSLGLGGELQVYLEGLAMAGDVKMYVERHPFGQSALTEQSPSWGYYHSILRAVSSSTMTG, encoded by the exons ATGGAATTGAGAAATAGAATGAAGAAGAGGCCTGATGCACTCGAAAATAAGCTGCTAGAGAAAGGTGGCCTCTCCAAATCTGATCGAAATACCATATCAACTGATGAACGCTCCAGTCCAGAAAATGGTGATGAGATATGTAATGTCTGGAGTACACCAGAAGTGCTTGGATTTTCTGGTGAACAACAACTGGATGTATTGAAAAGTTATTGTACCAAGGAAAAAATAATGCCAACCTCATCagatttaatacaaaaacaggACAACTCACTGGAGGTTCATGAAGACCATTGTGACGCCTTATCAACAGTTGTTGATGATGCCTCCACTGGTCAATTTGCTGCAAAGGTTTCAGACAATAGACCTGCATCTGTAAAGGGAGTGTGGCAAAGGGATTTGAAACCCACTAGCAATGACGACAAAATTTCAGATACTAAATCTGATGATCCTTCCTCCAAGCAGATAGCAGAGAAAAACAAGAAGTTCAAAGATGAGTTGGAGGCTCCACCAGAAAGAGCACCTCTAGGTGATTTGAGGAAAAAGCTCCTCATTCTTGATATAAATGGGCTTCTTGCAGATATACAATCTCATACTCCAAAGGGGTATAAGGCGGACAAAAGAATTGCAAAAAGGGCAG ttTTTAAGAGACCCTTCTGTTCTGAATTCCTGAAATTCTGCTTTGAGAGATTTGATGTGGGCATCTGGTCATCAAGAACTAA GAAGAATGTAGAACAAGTAGTAGACTATTTGCTTGGTGATATGAAACACAAACTGCTATTTTGTTGG GATATATCCCACTGCACTGACACAGGATTCAAAACTTTGGAGAACAGGCACAAAACCTTGGTATTTAAGGAGCTGAGGAATATATGGGATAAATGTGACCCCAATCTTCCATGGCCGAAGGGAGATTATAATGAATCTAATACATTGTTGGTGGATGATTCTCCATACAAAGCTTTGCTTAATCCA CCACACACAGCAATTTTCCCTAATTCATACACATACCAGGATAAAAGCGATAATTCTTTAG GTTTAGGAGGTGAGCTTCAGGTATATCTGGAAGGGTTAGCTATGGCTGGAGATGTAAAGATGTATGTAGAGCGACACCCATTTGGTCAAAGTGCTCTCACTGAACAAAGTCCATCATGGGGCTATTACCATAGCATTTTGAGGGCTGTGTCTTCTTCAACAATGACAGGATAA